From the Streptococcus hyointestinalis genome, the window CTGGATTGGTATGAGGCGGCTTTTTTGGAGCACTTGACCAGCAAGTCTGATATCTACAAGTCTGCTCACTACCTCATCCATAAAAATATCATCAGGGGTAATACCCTGACCAAGCGTCACCCTGATACGGATGAGCTTATAATGTTTAATGAATGGCAGTCTGTACCCAATGCTCCTAGTCATGTCATGAAAAAGCCTTTTGCTTTTGCAGAGCTCTTTGGCGAATCGGTGACAGAAGCGGGTGTTGTTGAAGGGCAGCTAGATTTGTTTGCGGACTTTTTTGAGGATGAGGTGCTAGATGAGCCTGAGAGTATCGACATCAAAAAAGTGTATCAATTAGGATAGGAGAGATGAAAATGATAACCAATTTTGAGTTTTTAAAAGTAGATGACTTGACAGCCGAGCTTTTCCAGACGGCAAATACAGCTGAAAAAAGCTATGCAGACAAGGACTATGAGACGACGCTATTTAAGGCGAGAAAACTAGCTGAACACTGTGCACTGTTGGTCGCTGACCAAGAGTTTGTTGATGTGACGCCACGCATGACCTTTCACCAAGTACTAGAGGTCATCAAGGATAAAATTGACAAAAAAGCGGTGGTCAATGCCTTTTATGACATCAAAGGTAAGGGAAATAACGCTGTACATAACCTCAACTCAGCTGAAGCCACACAGGAAAATGCCCTCAAAACGCTCAAGCAGGTTTTCTATATCCTAGTCTGGTTTATGAAAACCTATACTTTTGAAGAGGCACAGGTCGAGTATCTGCAGTTTTTAGAGCCAGAAGCTCAAGCACGCTATCAAGCAGCCGAGCGTAAGTTTATCTATATCCAAGAGGCAGATACAAGTGACGGCGATTTGCCTCGCTATGAAGGTAAGCAAAAGATCGGTGAGGGGACTATCCCAGAGGATGATTTGGAGGCGGACTGGACAGCTAACAGCGGCTTTTTGAGACAGGAAGCGCCTAAGCGTATCAAGCAATACATGCACACATCTGGCTTGGCTTTTAATCTTGGCTGGGTGGAGCTTGCCTACGTCAAGGCAAATAAAACATGGTTTCATGATAAGGATGTACACCGTGTGCTTCTTCGCTCAGGTGTCAAGCGTGCCGACAAATTAGAAGGAACAGAGTGGTTTGAGTGTGACCTTGAGACGGCTAAGAAAGCCATTCAAGCGGTCAAAGAGGGACGCTCATCTATCATGGCGGAAATCCCCACTCAAAAAGAGCCAGCTATCGTATTGCGTCCTGAGCAGAAAGCTGCTGTTACACAGACTAAGAAAGTCTTTAAGAAAAAAGACCGCATGCTCTGGAATGCCAAAATGCGCTTTGGTAAAACCTTGACAGCCCTGCAGTTAGTCAAGGATGAAGCTTTTCAAAAGGTTCTTATCCTCACACACCGCCCTGTTGTTAAGGATTCTTGGGCAGAGGACTTTGACAAGATGCAAATGACAAAGGCAGGCTATCTTTACGGCTCAGACAGCAAGGGTGAGACTATTGAAAATCTCAAAAAAGGGGATAAGCCCTTTGTCTACTTTGCCTCCATCCAAAAGCTCCGCTATGGACAAGGTCAGGTCAATCTGGACAAGTTTTCGGATGTGGATTGGGACTTGGTCATTATTGACGAGGCGCACGAGGGGACACAGACAGAGCTCAGCTCAATCATTTTCAATCATGTCATCAAGGACAAGACCAAGCTCTTAGAGCTGTCAGGCACGCCCTTTAATCTCCTTGACCAGTACGAGGACGAGCAGGTCTATACTTGGGACTATGTCATGGAGCAAAGAGCCAAGCTAGAGTGGAAGCTTGCTCATCCTGACGAGCCAAACCCTTATGAAAAACTACCAGAGGTCAACATGTTTACCTTTGAGATGAAGGATAAGGCAAAGTTCGCAGACGAGAGCAAGTCCTTTAACTTCCGTGAGTTTTTCCGTGTGGATGACAAGGGTCTGCTGGTCTATGAGGCTGACGTGCGAAAGTTCCTTGACAATATCACCAACTATGATGACAAGACTCAGTATCCCTTCTCAACTAAGCACTATCGCGAGCAATTGCGCCATACTCTCTGGCTCTTACCAGGTGTCAAGGAAGCCAATGCCTTTGAGGACTTGCTCAAAAAGCACCCTATCTTTGGCAAGGAGTACAAGATTGTCAATGTCGTGCGTGGTACATCTAGCGACAATGGTATCGCAAGTCAAGATGACCTTGACAAGGTGAGACAGGCGATTGGTTCTGACCCGAGTGAGACCAAGACCATCACACTGACCGTGCGTAAGCTGACCACAGGTGTCAATGTGCCTGAGTGGACAGCTGTGCTCTTTCTCTCAAATACCAACAGCGCCATGAACTACCTGCAGGCTGCCTTTCGAGCGCAGACGCCATTTTCTCATGAAAAGCTGGGTATGAAAAAAGAGTGCTTTGTCTTTGACTTTGCACCCGATAGAGCGTTGACCGTCATGGCTGAAAGTGCGCAAATCAACTCTGGCGTCGGCAAGAAAAACACCCAGCAGCAAAAAGACGCTATGACGAGTCTCCTCAACTTCATGCCCATCCTCTCAAGCACGGATAACGGCATGCAGACCTATGATGTGGACAAAATGCTGGTGCAGCTCAAAAAAGTCTACGCTGAAAAAGCCGTCCGCTCAGGCTTTGAGGACGACAGTCTCTATAATGACAACCTCCTCATGCTAGACGCTGATGCTGTCGCTACCTTTAACAACCTCAAAGGTATCGTAGGTACTACTGGCAAGCAAGGAAAACAAAAAATCGTCGTCAATGAAAACGACTTGACCGACGAAGAGTACGACCGTGGCGAGCGTGCCAAGAAGAAACCAGCTAGAGAGCGCACTCCAGAGGAAAAGGAAGCCATCGAAAAAATCAAGCAGGCGCAAAAAGACCGTAAAGCCCTTATCTCTATTTTGCGTGGGGTGTCTATCCGTATCCCCATGATGATTTACGGTATGAGCGTTGACCTCAATCAGGACATCACCATCAAGGACTTTATCAATCATGTGGATGAGAAGTCTTGGCAAGAGTTCATGCCAAAGGGCTTCACCAAGGGTATGTTTAGAGAAATCCAGAAATACTATGACCCTCAGGTCTTTATCGAGGCGGGGCGTATCATCCGAAACAAAGCCAAGTCCTATGACAAGCTAGACGTACTGACGCGTGCCGAGCGTATCGCTGAGCTCTTTGCGACCTTTAAGAACCCAGACAAGGAAACCGTCCTGACCCCTTGGCGAGTGGTCAATATGCAGTTGGTCAAGACCCTAGGTGGACTCAACTTCTACGATGATAGCTTTAGCAGGACAACCACTAACGCCATCAGCAACCTCCACTGGGTGGAACAGCCAGAGACAGATACGGTCTACCGCAAGGACGCTAAAATCCTAGACATCAATGCCAAGACCGGACTCTATCCGCTACATGTAGCCCTCAGTCTCTACTACCAAAAGGTAGAGGCAAATACCGACCCCCACTTTGAGGCAGACAAGGTCTATCAAGATATCCTGAGAGAAAATGTCTACGCCATCGCTAAAACGCCAATGGCAAAGACTATCACCGAGCGCACCCTAGCAGGCTACAAACCTCTTGAGACCAATGTGCACTACATCGAGGACTTCTCAAACCTCATCAAACAAGACACACAAAAAGGACAAGAAAAAATCAAGGAGGCATTTGGAAACGTGAAATTTGACGTCGTTGTAGGCAATCCACCGTATCAAGAAAGTGACGGTGGAGCTCAGGCAAGTGCGAGCCCTATTTATAATAAATTTGTGGAATGTGCTAAAAGTTTAAATCCAAATATTATTACTTTGATTATGCCAAGTCGTTGGTACATTGGAGGTAAAGGATTAGAACAATTTAGAATGACTATGTTAACCGACCCTCATCTGAAAGAATTACATGATTTTTTGAATCCAAGTGATGTTTTTCCAAACACTAACATCAGAGGTGGGGTTTGTGTCATCAATTGGGATAAATCCTATGACAATACAAAGGATTTAACGAGAGTAGTCACATACGAAAATGGACAAATAAAAAAAGATATAAAACGACCTTTAAAAATAAAAGATTTAGATATTTTTATTCGAGAATACGATGCACTAAGTATTCTTGAAAAAGTAAATACTTATTCTGGCGAACGGTTGCATGAAGGGAAAATCTCTGATATCGCGTCGCCGCTGAAGCCGTACGGCTTCCGCGGCTTCTTTATCAAAGATAAAAGGTTTCATGCTGACGACACAGGTTTGACTGAACCCATTGTGTGTTACGGTAAGGGGGCGGTTGGCTTTGTCGAGCGTAGCGAGATTAAAAATAAAACAGAGTGGATTGATACATGGAAAGTATTTACAGCAAGAGCTAACAATATAGGGACAGAGTTGAATGATGATAATTTCAATACAATTATCGGGGAGCCAGGAACAATTTGTACAGAGACTTATATTGTAATTGGAGCTGATTTGGATTTAGATAAAAAGTCAGCAAATAATTTATCAAATTATTTAAAAACTAAGTTTTCAAGATTTTTACATAGCCTAGCTAAATCAAGTCAGGATGCTGCTAGAACAACTTATCAATTTATTCCCCTCCAAAACTTCACGTCAAGCTCGGACATTGACTGGACACAGTCGGTGGCTGAGATTGACGCCCAGCTCTACCGCAAATACGCCCTCTCACAAGAAGAAATCGATTTTATTGAGACCCATGTCAAGGAGATGAGCTGATGTCACAGTCTTGAAAAATCTGACAAGATGTGATATAATCAGACTGTAGATGAGTGGTCGGCTCGTGGTCAATCTGATAATCATCCTGAACCTAAGAGTCAGGCGGTGGCAGGCACCAGAAGAAAACCTGATAGCAATCTTGGACACAAGTGCCAAGCGGTGGCAGACACCAGAATAAACCGACCTTGTTAAGCGATTTACCCACTGGTAAGTCGCTTATTTTATTGCATATGGAGAGACAATGGTAAAAGGACGAAAAGATTACAAGAAACCTAGTATAAAAGAAAGTGTAGCCCTAAAGCGTTATCTAGCCATCATGAATAGAGCAGCTCACTTTTTTGAGACTTATTTTAGAAACAGAGTGGTTTATTATGGTACTGAGTTAGAGACTATTGCCATCTATTTTTCAGCGACAAATTTCATGCATTTATGTGGGGTTAAGTATGAAAAAGGAGCAGCCAGCTTTTTTGATGATTGCCTAAATCACCATTTAGTACTTGAGGATATGATGATTAAACGAGACGGAACCACTTTTCAAAAATTACAAGTTCTAGCCTCCATTGATGAATTGATTGGTAGCCACGTTTATCTAACACAGGCAGGACGTTATCTATATCTGGAATTTGACTATGCTCTGCGAACGAAAAAGCAAATTTTAGCGCTCACTTTGAAAGATACTAGTTTAAAAATTGTTCCACAGTCATTATTAGACTTAAAGAGACAGAAGAGCTTTCCAACAGGCGTTCCTGTTCAGTGCATTTACGCAAAGACCTTTCATTCTGATAAAGTAGAGGTTTACTATCTGGAAGAAAACAGCTCTCTATCTGATTTTAGAGACTGAAAAGAGTACAATAAAACTAGGAGGTAATCTATGAAGATTTTTGAGATGACCTTTGCTCGTATGGCTTATGTCAATAAAGTGGAGCGTAAACAGCGCACAAGAGAAGAGCTTGATGAAGTGATAACTTGGCTGACAGGCTATAGTGAGGAGGAGATAGCCCTTATGTGTGATAGTCAGCTCACAATGCGTTATTTTTTTGAGCAAGCACCAACTTACAACCCAAAAGCAGACTTGATTACAGGAGTGATTTGTGGAGTAAAGGTGCAGAGTGTCAAAGACCCTTTGATGAAAAAAATCCGCCAACTAGACAAGCTAGTTGACGAATTAGCAAAAGGGAAGGCTATGGACAAGATAAAGCGTGGGTAAACGTGATTGAGGCAATAAAGAGCTGTCAAACAATCACATAAACTAAAAATATAGTTCTTTTTAAGTTTCGTTTAAGGAAGTCTAGCTATACTATAACCATCCTAAAACTTTTTCTTTTTCAAAATCTCCTGAGAGGGCATCGCTTTG encodes:
- a CDS encoding methylase encodes the protein MEELIKSKDRVQKHGEVFTPAWMVDQMLDTPGVKEACQDIYATFLEPSAGDGNFLQAILERKLAAVQANYDKKNWKTKSLWALSSIYGIEYLADNLEVARSRLFLYYLDWYEAAFLEHLTSKSDIYKSAHYLIHKNIIRGNTLTKRHPDTDELIMFNEWQSVPNAPSHVMKKPFAFAELFGESVTEAGVVEGQLDLFADFFEDEVLDEPESIDIKKVYQLG
- a CDS encoding DUF2200 domain-containing protein, with translation MKIFEMTFARMAYVNKVERKQRTREELDEVITWLTGYSEEEIALMCDSQLTMRYFFEQAPTYNPKADLITGVICGVKVQSVKDPLMKKIRQLDKLVDELAKGKAMDKIKRG
- a CDS encoding PBECR4 domain-containing protein, whose product is MVKGRKDYKKPSIKESVALKRYLAIMNRAAHFFETYFRNRVVYYGTELETIAIYFSATNFMHLCGVKYEKGAASFFDDCLNHHLVLEDMMIKRDGTTFQKLQVLASIDELIGSHVYLTQAGRYLYLEFDYALRTKKQILALTLKDTSLKIVPQSLLDLKRQKSFPTGVPVQCIYAKTFHSDKVEVYYLEENSSLSDFRD
- a CDS encoding Eco57I restriction-modification methylase domain-containing protein; the encoded protein is MITNFEFLKVDDLTAELFQTANTAEKSYADKDYETTLFKARKLAEHCALLVADQEFVDVTPRMTFHQVLEVIKDKIDKKAVVNAFYDIKGKGNNAVHNLNSAEATQENALKTLKQVFYILVWFMKTYTFEEAQVEYLQFLEPEAQARYQAAERKFIYIQEADTSDGDLPRYEGKQKIGEGTIPEDDLEADWTANSGFLRQEAPKRIKQYMHTSGLAFNLGWVELAYVKANKTWFHDKDVHRVLLRSGVKRADKLEGTEWFECDLETAKKAIQAVKEGRSSIMAEIPTQKEPAIVLRPEQKAAVTQTKKVFKKKDRMLWNAKMRFGKTLTALQLVKDEAFQKVLILTHRPVVKDSWAEDFDKMQMTKAGYLYGSDSKGETIENLKKGDKPFVYFASIQKLRYGQGQVNLDKFSDVDWDLVIIDEAHEGTQTELSSIIFNHVIKDKTKLLELSGTPFNLLDQYEDEQVYTWDYVMEQRAKLEWKLAHPDEPNPYEKLPEVNMFTFEMKDKAKFADESKSFNFREFFRVDDKGLLVYEADVRKFLDNITNYDDKTQYPFSTKHYREQLRHTLWLLPGVKEANAFEDLLKKHPIFGKEYKIVNVVRGTSSDNGIASQDDLDKVRQAIGSDPSETKTITLTVRKLTTGVNVPEWTAVLFLSNTNSAMNYLQAAFRAQTPFSHEKLGMKKECFVFDFAPDRALTVMAESAQINSGVGKKNTQQQKDAMTSLLNFMPILSSTDNGMQTYDVDKMLVQLKKVYAEKAVRSGFEDDSLYNDNLLMLDADAVATFNNLKGIVGTTGKQGKQKIVVNENDLTDEEYDRGERAKKKPARERTPEEKEAIEKIKQAQKDRKALISILRGVSIRIPMMIYGMSVDLNQDITIKDFINHVDEKSWQEFMPKGFTKGMFREIQKYYDPQVFIEAGRIIRNKAKSYDKLDVLTRAERIAELFATFKNPDKETVLTPWRVVNMQLVKTLGGLNFYDDSFSRTTTNAISNLHWVEQPETDTVYRKDAKILDINAKTGLYPLHVALSLYYQKVEANTDPHFEADKVYQDILRENVYAIAKTPMAKTITERTLAGYKPLETNVHYIEDFSNLIKQDTQKGQEKIKEAFGNVKFDVVVGNPPYQESDGGAQASASPIYNKFVECAKSLNPNIITLIMPSRWYIGGKGLEQFRMTMLTDPHLKELHDFLNPSDVFPNTNIRGGVCVINWDKSYDNTKDLTRVVTYENGQIKKDIKRPLKIKDLDIFIREYDALSILEKVNTYSGERLHEGKISDIASPLKPYGFRGFFIKDKRFHADDTGLTEPIVCYGKGAVGFVERSEIKNKTEWIDTWKVFTARANNIGTELNDDNFNTIIGEPGTICTETYIVIGADLDLDKKSANNLSNYLKTKFSRFLHSLAKSSQDAARTTYQFIPLQNFTSSSDIDWTQSVAEIDAQLYRKYALSQEEIDFIETHVKEMS